The Acetomicrobium flavidum genome window below encodes:
- a CDS encoding deoxyguanosinetriphosphate triphosphohydrolase, with protein sequence MNPREVWEDTERQLLAAYASKSVDSKGREIYEPPCPIRTCYQRDRDRIIHCKAFRRLKYKTQVLLLPEGDHYRTRLTHTLEVSQIARTIARALRLNEDLTEAIALGHDLGHTPFGHMGEEVLDSLAKEKGLSGFHHAQQSLRLVNVLERDGRGLNLTWEVREGILQHSKGQIDVHKGFELLKPSTLEAWVVRVSDSIAYLNHDLDDAIRACLVSAEEIPQQVIRVLGETHSKRIGTLVTDIVLNSGERGIYLSDAVLEAMEMLRGFLYEKVYLGPQAKKERPKVKHVLSTIFHNLLSEPKMLDSLEFADAGADPVTRVIDFISGMTDRYALAFFDAIAMPTPWPLDISLPDHIP encoded by the coding sequence TTGAATCCTAGAGAAGTTTGGGAAGATACGGAAAGACAGCTCTTAGCGGCATATGCCTCTAAGAGCGTCGATTCCAAGGGAAGAGAGATCTATGAACCGCCTTGTCCCATAAGGACCTGTTATCAACGCGACAGGGACAGGATCATCCACTGCAAGGCCTTTAGAAGGCTTAAATATAAGACGCAGGTCTTGTTGTTGCCCGAGGGAGATCATTACAGGACGCGGTTGACCCATACGCTCGAAGTCTCTCAGATAGCCAGGACCATAGCAAGGGCCTTGCGGTTGAATGAAGACTTGACGGAAGCCATAGCCTTAGGTCATGATCTCGGCCATACGCCCTTTGGACACATGGGAGAAGAGGTCCTGGACAGCCTTGCTAAGGAAAAGGGCTTAAGTGGTTTTCATCACGCTCAGCAGAGCTTAAGATTGGTAAATGTACTTGAAAGGGACGGCAGGGGCCTTAATTTGACATGGGAAGTGCGGGAGGGGATATTACAGCACAGCAAGGGCCAAATAGATGTCCACAAGGGGTTCGAGTTGTTAAAACCGTCTACCTTGGAAGCTTGGGTCGTCAGAGTAAGTGATTCTATTGCGTATCTTAACCATGACCTGGACGATGCCATTAGGGCTTGTCTGGTCTCTGCTGAGGAAATACCACAACAGGTGATACGTGTGCTCGGAGAGACTCACAGTAAGCGCATAGGAACGCTGGTGACGGACATCGTCTTAAACAGCGGAGAAAGGGGCATTTACCTTAGCGATGCGGTATTGGAAGCCATGGAGATGCTTCGAGGCTTCCTTTACGAGAAGGTTTATCTAGGTCCTCAGGCGAAAAAGGAAAGGCCGAAGGTCAAGCACGTACTTAGCACGATCTTTCACAATTTGCTGTCTGAGCCCAAGATGCTTGATTCCCTTGAATTCGCAGATGCAGGAGCCGATCCGGTCACGCGGGTGATCGATTTTATCTCTGGCATGACCGACAGATACGCCCTTGCCTTCTTTGATGCCATAGCTATGCCAACGCCGTGGCCGCTAGACATCAGTCTACCAGACCATATTCCTTAA
- a CDS encoding pyruvoyl-dependent arginine decarboxylase, which produces MLPIPTKFCLVVGHGEGDQKLNAFDAALLDAGVGNMNLLRVSSVLPPKCVYEEVFKMPAGSLLPIAYGSLTSDVPGEIISAAIGVGIPEDPSSYGIIMEFSGFCKADEAALTVEKMVREAFAMRNLLLKEVKVKSVEHRVERCGSVIAACPLFYEVPCEGC; this is translated from the coding sequence ATGCTACCGATTCCGACAAAATTCTGTTTGGTTGTAGGCCATGGAGAAGGCGACCAAAAACTCAATGCATTCGATGCCGCTTTACTTGATGCCGGCGTGGGAAATATGAACTTGCTTAGGGTGAGTAGCGTATTGCCGCCCAAATGTGTATATGAGGAAGTTTTTAAAATGCCGGCAGGATCCTTGCTTCCGATAGCTTACGGTTCTTTGACGAGCGATGTTCCGGGCGAAATAATATCCGCTGCCATAGGCGTTGGGATCCCGGAGGACCCGTCATCCTACGGGATAATAATGGAGTTTTCCGGCTTTTGCAAGGCCGATGAGGCTGCCTTGACAGTCGAGAAAATGGTTCGTGAGGCCTTTGCGATGCGCAACCTTTTGCTTAAAGAGGTTAAGGTTAAATCGGTAGAACACAGAGTCGAACGATGCGGCTCGGTCATCGCTGCCTGTCCCCTGTTTTATGAAGTTCCTTGCGAGGGATGTTAA
- a CDS encoding glycine--tRNA ligase subunit alpha, which produces MNLQEIIFRLERFWSTQGCVIQQPYDIEVGAGTMNPATTLRVLGPEPWRVAYVEPCRRPTDGRYGENPNRLQHYYQYQVIIQPAPDDIQDIYIHSLEALGIDPADHDIRFVEDDWESPTIGAWGLGWEVWLDGMEITQFTYFQQVGGIDMDVVPAELTYGIERIAMFVQKVDNIFDLRWVDDVTYGDIHHRGEVEHSIYNFDEADVDMLFKLFNMYEAEAKRLIGKGLVLPAYDYVLKCSHTFNLLDARNAISITQRTSYISRVRAIASLCCQGYLEQRKAAGYPFMEKFPHF; this is translated from the coding sequence ATGAACCTCCAGGAGATCATTTTTAGGTTGGAGCGTTTTTGGTCTACGCAAGGTTGCGTCATTCAACAACCCTACGACATCGAGGTCGGTGCAGGTACAATGAACCCGGCTACGACGCTCAGGGTGCTTGGTCCTGAACCGTGGAGGGTGGCTTATGTTGAACCTTGCAGGCGTCCCACTGATGGACGTTATGGAGAAAATCCGAACAGGCTGCAACATTACTATCAGTACCAGGTGATCATTCAACCGGCCCCCGATGATATTCAGGACATATATATTCACAGCTTAGAAGCCTTAGGCATAGATCCCGCAGATCACGACATAAGGTTCGTGGAGGATGACTGGGAATCTCCTACGATTGGCGCTTGGGGTTTGGGGTGGGAAGTGTGGCTTGACGGCATGGAGATAACGCAGTTCACCTATTTTCAACAGGTGGGCGGGATAGATATGGATGTGGTCCCTGCGGAATTGACGTACGGGATCGAGCGCATAGCCATGTTTGTCCAAAAGGTTGATAACATATTTGACCTGCGCTGGGTTGACGATGTCACATATGGCGACATCCATCACAGGGGAGAGGTAGAGCATTCCATATACAACTTCGATGAAGCCGATGTTGATATGCTTTTTAAATTGTTCAACATGTATGAGGCCGAGGCAAAGCGTCTCATTGGAAAGGGGCTTGTCTTGCCCGCCTATGATTACGTACTGAAGTGCTCGCATACTTTCAACCTGCTGGATGCCAGAAACGCGATTAGCATAACTCAGAGGACGAGCTATATAAGCAGGGTCAGGGCCATAGCGTCACTATGTTGTCAAGGCTATCTAGAGCAGCGTAAGGCAGCAGGTTACCCCTTTATGGAAAAGTTCCCGCACTTTTAA
- the speE gene encoding polyamine aminopropyltransferase codes for MKAIERRIADLWFTEYQTPNLRLGLRIEDVLLNKQSKYQHILVVDTKQYGRVLVLDGAIQLTEKDEFCYHEMMAHLVLCAHPEPKKVLVIGGGDGGVVREVLKHDTVESVTLVDIDEEVIRASKTFFPTVSCALDDERVKIMPMDALVFVKEHHDEFDIAIIDSTDPVDFASGLFEQSFFEDVHAALTESGMMVAQTESPFAEPELLRDAVLGLRNTFERAFLAWGSVPTYPTGLWTYAVGSKKFDPRIQRRSAPTGLKYYSDTMHSLAFELPPFVKEIVNGGNLKEAKGN; via the coding sequence ATGAAAGCGATAGAGCGCAGGATTGCTGACCTTTGGTTTACCGAGTATCAAACGCCGAATTTGAGGTTGGGCCTCAGGATAGAGGATGTCCTCTTAAACAAGCAGTCAAAATATCAGCATATATTGGTAGTCGATACTAAACAGTACGGCAGGGTTTTGGTCCTGGATGGCGCCATCCAGCTTACCGAAAAGGATGAGTTTTGTTATCACGAGATGATGGCCCATTTGGTCTTGTGTGCGCACCCTGAACCTAAGAAGGTGCTCGTAATTGGCGGGGGAGACGGGGGCGTCGTGCGAGAGGTGCTCAAGCACGATACAGTAGAGTCCGTCACATTGGTCGATATAGACGAGGAGGTAATAAGGGCATCGAAGACGTTCTTTCCGACTGTATCCTGTGCGTTGGATGATGAACGCGTGAAGATAATGCCCATGGATGCCCTAGTGTTCGTGAAAGAACATCACGACGAGTTCGATATCGCCATCATAGACAGCACTGACCCAGTGGATTTTGCCAGCGGTTTGTTCGAGCAATCGTTTTTTGAAGACGTACATGCCGCATTGACCGAAAGCGGAATGATGGTAGCTCAAACGGAGTCACCCTTCGCAGAACCGGAACTGCTGCGCGATGCAGTCCTGGGATTGAGGAACACATTCGAAAGGGCCTTTTTGGCTTGGGGATCTGTGCCCACATATCCAACCGGCCTTTGGACTTACGCGGTTGGAAGCAAAAAATTTGATCCAAGGATACAGAGACGATCTGCACCCACGGGTTTGAAGTATTATAGCGATACCATGCATTCTTTAGCCTTTGAGTTGCCTCCTTTTGTTAAGGAGATCGTGAATGGAGGCAATTTGAAGGAGGCAAAGGGGAATTGA
- the glyS gene encoding glycine--tRNA ligase subunit beta: MDVRDLLFEIGTEEIPARFMPWALEEIKKIATEEFQKERLVYKAIESYGTPRRLVILVRGLQEKQDDLVEEIKGPLWSQAFDIYNNPTRAALGFAKSRGVPVETLKKKEINGQFYVFAIMREEGKDTASVLPALLDRLIRRLVFPKNMYWREPSLRFVRPIRWLLCLYGDEVIPLQLGSLTGDKVTRGHRFMGSSRVEISSASEYLEKLYDNYVIVDQAKRKEKILSGIASIEMEHNVKAVLPPDLIDENVFLVEYPVPFIGTFDESFLSLPEEVLITVMIHHQKYFPVKDVGGKLKPAFIGVSNNRATDMAVVREGNERVLRARLSDAVFFYNEDLKKPLALRVNDLQGIVYQESLGTLYDKVMRVKDLALNLCNELGCDEETADLVERAAFLSKADLVTNMVYEFPELRGVMGREYARANGENERVARALHEQYLPAFVGDALPRDIIGAIVGIADRIDNIVSCGKMGLLPTGSQDPYGLRRTARCLNELILGLAIDVDLKRIVENSARSLKCDPDVAGRVMEFLKQRLYVQLREKGFSHDVASLALAVIGEKPLQAVKLAEQLESVRKEEWFQNLVTAAIRVRNILAKAGDFAPKAVDETKFQSDSEAKLYRKIQEITPKLSDALKKYQWERIISLLLDLEPIISEFFEKVLVMAEDPEIRENRLSLLYECNKLFRLVGDLGAIRGSKSGD; the protein is encoded by the coding sequence ATGGACGTAAGGGATTTACTCTTTGAGATCGGCACGGAAGAGATACCGGCCAGGTTCATGCCCTGGGCCTTGGAGGAGATAAAAAAGATAGCTACAGAGGAGTTTCAAAAGGAACGCCTTGTATATAAGGCCATAGAGAGCTATGGCACTCCGAGGCGCTTAGTGATTTTAGTCAGAGGCCTTCAGGAAAAGCAGGACGATTTGGTTGAAGAGATAAAGGGACCTCTTTGGAGCCAGGCCTTTGACATCTACAATAACCCTACCAGAGCCGCCCTGGGATTTGCGAAGAGCCGAGGAGTTCCCGTTGAGACCCTAAAGAAGAAGGAGATCAATGGCCAATTTTACGTATTTGCCATAATGAGAGAGGAAGGCAAAGATACGGCTTCGGTGCTACCTGCACTGTTGGATCGATTAATAAGGCGCCTGGTCTTCCCGAAGAACATGTATTGGAGGGAGCCTAGCCTCAGGTTCGTCAGGCCTATACGTTGGCTTCTGTGTCTTTATGGAGATGAGGTCATACCATTACAGTTGGGTAGCTTAACTGGAGATAAAGTTACCCGCGGTCATAGGTTCATGGGCTCAAGCAGGGTGGAGATAAGTTCAGCGAGCGAATATCTGGAAAAGCTTTACGACAATTACGTGATCGTAGACCAGGCTAAGAGAAAGGAAAAAATACTGTCCGGCATTGCATCCATCGAGATGGAGCACAACGTCAAAGCAGTGCTCCCCCCTGACTTGATAGATGAGAACGTATTTCTTGTGGAATATCCCGTTCCTTTCATAGGGACCTTTGATGAAAGTTTCCTGTCTCTACCTGAAGAGGTGCTCATCACTGTCATGATCCATCATCAGAAATATTTCCCAGTTAAGGACGTAGGGGGCAAGCTAAAACCGGCCTTTATTGGCGTGAGCAACAACAGAGCTACCGATATGGCGGTCGTAAGGGAAGGTAACGAAAGGGTCTTAAGAGCAAGGTTGTCAGATGCCGTGTTTTTTTACAACGAGGACCTCAAAAAGCCCTTAGCCTTGAGGGTAAATGACCTTCAAGGCATAGTTTATCAAGAGTCCCTGGGGACTTTATACGATAAAGTCATGAGGGTTAAGGACCTGGCCTTGAACTTATGTAATGAACTTGGTTGCGACGAGGAGACGGCCGATTTGGTCGAGAGGGCTGCGTTCCTTTCCAAGGCTGATCTAGTTACCAACATGGTCTATGAGTTCCCGGAGCTCAGGGGTGTAATGGGAAGGGAATACGCAAGGGCAAACGGCGAGAACGAGCGAGTGGCAAGGGCCCTGCATGAACAATACCTTCCAGCCTTCGTTGGAGATGCCCTGCCAAGGGACATAATAGGAGCCATAGTCGGCATAGCTGATAGAATTGATAATATAGTATCCTGTGGCAAGATGGGCCTGTTGCCCACTGGCTCTCAGGATCCCTATGGCTTAAGAAGAACGGCAAGATGCCTCAATGAATTGATCCTTGGACTTGCCATCGATGTCGATTTGAAGAGGATCGTTGAAAATTCGGCAAGAAGCCTAAAATGCGATCCCGATGTTGCCGGACGAGTCATGGAGTTCCTGAAACAGAGGCTTTACGTGCAATTAAGGGAGAAAGGCTTCTCGCATGATGTGGCTTCTTTAGCGTTGGCCGTCATAGGAGAAAAGCCCTTACAGGCGGTAAAATTGGCCGAACAACTGGAATCGGTTAGAAAGGAAGAGTGGTTCCAGAATTTAGTAACCGCTGCGATCAGGGTCAGGAATATATTGGCCAAGGCCGGGGATTTTGCGCCTAAGGCAGTGGATGAGACGAAATTTCAAAGCGACTCGGAAGCCAAGCTTTACAGAAAGATTCAGGAGATAACGCCAAAGCTTAGCGATGCCCTCAAAAAATATCAATGGGAAAGGATAATCAGCCTGCTATTGGACCTTGAGCCCATAATATCCGAGTTTTTTGAGAAGGTGCTTGTCATGGCCGAAGATCCTGAGATAAGGGAAAACAGGCTGTCGCTTTTGTACGAGTGCAATAAGCTGTTTCGTCTAGTCGGAGATCTAGGGGCTATAAGGGGATCTAAGTCAGGTGATTGA
- a CDS encoding pyruvate, water dikinase regulatory protein: MVKIFIVSDFTGETAEHVAKAATSQFSIKSSELVRFRYVNNQDRLMEILRRAQEEGAIIIATLVDHQLRNLLAKEAGARNIDFIDILGPILGMLERKMGYPPRETPGLMRRMDEEYFRRVKAIEFAIKCDDGKSPELLKEADIVLVGVSRSGKTPLAMYLAHKGLMVANMPLVPESPPPKELFEVPGNKIIGLTIDPAKLRRIREERLRVMGLDPEVSMYARQERIEEELLYARQIIETLNAKIFDVTNKAVEETAQEIMDYLNI, from the coding sequence ATGGTGAAGATATTTATTGTTTCCGATTTCACGGGAGAGACGGCTGAACACGTGGCCAAGGCAGCAACCAGCCAGTTTAGCATAAAATCAAGCGAGCTTGTGCGCTTCAGGTATGTGAATAATCAGGATCGCCTGATGGAGATATTGCGACGCGCTCAGGAAGAAGGGGCCATCATAATAGCCACCCTTGTCGATCACCAGTTGCGCAATTTGTTGGCAAAGGAAGCCGGCGCGCGAAATATAGATTTTATCGATATACTTGGGCCCATACTTGGAATGTTGGAAAGAAAAATGGGATATCCTCCACGGGAGACGCCCGGCCTCATGAGGAGAATGGATGAAGAGTACTTTAGAAGGGTCAAAGCCATCGAGTTTGCCATAAAGTGCGATGACGGCAAAAGTCCCGAGCTGCTGAAGGAAGCCGATATCGTTTTGGTGGGAGTCTCAAGAAGCGGTAAGACTCCCCTGGCCATGTATCTAGCTCACAAGGGCTTGATGGTCGCAAACATGCCCCTCGTCCCCGAAAGTCCGCCCCCTAAGGAACTCTTTGAAGTTCCTGGCAATAAGATCATAGGTTTGACCATAGATCCAGCCAAATTAAGGCGAATCCGCGAAGAGCGGTTGAGGGTTATGGGCTTAGATCCAGAGGTTTCAATGTACGCTAGGCAGGAGCGAATAGAAGAAGAGCTCCTGTACGCTAGGCAAATAATAGAGACGTTGAATGCCAAGATCTTCGACGTGACCAACAAGGCCGTGGAGGAGACCGCTCAAGAAATAATGGACTATTTGAATATATGA
- a CDS encoding transglycosylase domain-containing protein — MQYRNKKNPNKGHIGVTLLYAIILFCAIIFVLCAGFMLKMSMELPSSNELIRFNPTLSTVIYDRNGAEVARLFKENRTWASLDKISPWVIKAVLAAEDDNFYEHHGIDVKGIVRAAIVNFTHKGALQGGSTITQQLARNLFLTREKTIERKVKEIILAIRLERLYPKDQILEMYLNTVYWGHGSYGIYSASYNYFGKDPLTLTLPEASMLAGLLAAPEYYTPLRHLDRAKTRQFYVLKRMEELGWITRSEANEALEANLNFSKKRQPTLGNNPAPYFVSYILFNHLLPKYGPEVVYQGGLKIYTTLDLKLQSAAERAISGLKCEGALVAMDPNTGEILAMVGGKDFKVSKFNRAVQAYREPGSAFKPLVYTAALEKGIRPIDRILDAPLYFPNGWQPSNYGDKYHGESTLLEALTDSYNTVAVRVAQLTGIDAIIKTARDMGITSPYLPQDLSLALGSASVTPLEMAVAYSVYANDGYRVEPFAIKKVVDFRGRLLESNGPNLNQAIDPSITATIRSMLIDVVNNGTGRAAKIPGYDVFGKTGTTNDWKDAWFAGGVPGLVCVVYAGNDNHRSLGNGSTGGRIAAPVWKAFMSEAVKIANVKESFSLAGIIGERAIQLDICRETGYPASPSCPKKATILLPADQAPVRTCPYHGSPYEFSAMEAIDPNEPKLYLIGGDNALLASYGMKLPAYAASSSQSESSPDSSRTPDEGAPQPLAPQLPQPQVVEPKGEPPSDESKKIYKEPSPSEIDRRYQELLKEYGLVD; from the coding sequence ATGCAATATAGAAATAAGAAAAACCCAAACAAAGGGCACATTGGAGTGACGTTACTGTACGCTATAATACTTTTCTGTGCAATCATCTTCGTCCTCTGTGCCGGGTTTATGCTTAAGATGTCGATGGAGTTGCCCTCCTCAAATGAACTTATAAGATTCAATCCAACCCTTTCTACGGTAATTTACGACAGAAATGGCGCGGAAGTGGCCAGGTTATTCAAGGAAAACAGGACCTGGGCGTCGTTGGACAAGATATCTCCATGGGTGATAAAAGCTGTTTTAGCCGCAGAGGACGATAATTTTTACGAACATCACGGCATTGACGTGAAGGGCATTGTGAGGGCCGCCATAGTAAACTTCACGCACAAAGGAGCCCTGCAGGGCGGAAGCACCATAACCCAACAGCTCGCAAGGAACCTGTTTTTGACCAGAGAAAAGACGATCGAAAGAAAGGTCAAAGAGATCATTTTGGCCATCAGGCTTGAAAGGCTTTATCCCAAGGATCAAATTCTGGAGATGTATCTAAACACAGTATATTGGGGCCACGGCAGTTACGGCATCTATTCCGCTTCGTACAACTATTTCGGCAAAGACCCGCTTACACTGACCTTACCGGAGGCATCCATGCTTGCCGGCCTGCTTGCGGCACCTGAGTACTACACTCCCTTGCGCCACCTGGACAGGGCAAAGACCAGGCAATTTTACGTCTTAAAGCGAATGGAAGAGTTGGGCTGGATCACGAGAAGCGAGGCCAACGAAGCCTTAGAGGCCAACTTGAACTTTTCGAAGAAAAGACAACCCACGCTGGGCAATAACCCGGCGCCATATTTTGTGTCCTACATACTTTTCAACCACCTATTGCCCAAGTATGGCCCCGAGGTCGTATATCAGGGAGGATTAAAGATATACACCACCTTAGACTTGAAGCTGCAAAGTGCGGCAGAAAGGGCCATTTCGGGATTAAAGTGCGAGGGCGCCCTCGTGGCAATGGACCCGAATACCGGCGAAATACTCGCGATGGTTGGAGGAAAGGACTTTAAGGTCAGCAAGTTCAACAGAGCTGTTCAGGCTTACAGAGAACCAGGCTCTGCGTTTAAGCCACTTGTATATACAGCAGCCTTAGAGAAGGGCATAAGGCCCATAGACAGGATATTGGATGCCCCCCTGTATTTCCCTAACGGTTGGCAACCAAGCAACTACGGAGATAAATATCACGGGGAAAGCACGCTGCTTGAGGCCCTGACGGACTCCTACAACACTGTAGCGGTACGCGTTGCACAGCTTACAGGCATAGACGCCATCATAAAGACCGCCAGAGATATGGGCATAACAAGCCCTTACCTTCCCCAGGACTTATCGCTGGCCTTGGGCTCGGCTAGCGTTACTCCACTGGAGATGGCCGTAGCATATAGCGTATATGCCAACGACGGCTATAGAGTGGAGCCCTTTGCGATTAAAAAAGTGGTAGATTTCAGGGGAAGGTTACTGGAGTCCAACGGCCCGAACCTGAACCAGGCCATAGATCCTTCCATAACTGCGACCATTCGCTCCATGTTGATAGACGTCGTGAACAACGGAACGGGTAGGGCGGCCAAGATCCCCGGTTATGATGTATTCGGCAAGACGGGAACCACCAACGACTGGAAAGATGCCTGGTTTGCCGGTGGAGTGCCTGGGCTCGTGTGCGTCGTATATGCCGGAAACGACAACCACAGGTCGCTTGGCAATGGCAGCACCGGCGGCCGCATAGCCGCTCCTGTATGGAAGGCCTTCATGTCGGAAGCCGTCAAAATAGCCAATGTAAAGGAAAGCTTTTCCCTGGCCGGAATAATAGGAGAAAGGGCCATCCAATTGGACATATGCCGCGAAACGGGATATCCCGCAAGTCCAAGCTGTCCAAAGAAGGCGACAATCTTATTACCTGCGGATCAAGCTCCCGTAAGGACTTGTCCATATCACGGTAGCCCCTACGAGTTTTCTGCGATGGAAGCTATAGACCCAAACGAGCCCAAATTGTACCTCATAGGCGGAGACAACGCCTTACTTGCAAGCTATGGGATGAAGCTACCTGCATACGCTGCTTCATCCTCGCAGTCAGAATCTTCGCCTGACTCAAGTAGGACACCAGATGAAGGCGCACCTCAACCCCTTGCTCCTCAGTTGCCTCAACCCCAGGTCGTGGAGCCCAAAGGAGAACCGCCATCGGATGAGTCAAAGAAGATTTACAAGGAGCCATCTCCTAGCGAGATCGACAGGAGATACCAGGAGCTTCTTAAGGAATATGGTCTGGTAGACTGA